Genomic window (Falco cherrug isolate bFalChe1 chromosome 4, bFalChe1.pri, whole genome shotgun sequence):
TTTGCCAAACCCTGTTGTCAGAAGTCTGTCCCAAAGCCAAAGTCAACAGGCCCAGAAATTATTACTGTGCTTCAGTGATAACAGTAACTTtttcaagggaagaaaacattcttttagAAAATTGTTTATAGTGTCTGTTGTACCTCAATAAAGCTCATGAGATAACCTTTAAATTAGAGCAGTACCAtccctgaaaagaaacactgctgAACAGCCTTCCAGTTCGAAGTGTTTTAAGGTCTGATACATTAGTTACTGTTGGATTCAGAGCAGGAGTTCAGTTCTCTAAGAAACAGTTTAATTGGAAATGGTTGTAAATAGTAGCCAAACTACTCCACTAATACAAACCCTAGAGAAAACAAAGGATCTGTGCTGAACTATCACATTGGGTTCTAGTCTAGTGTTAATGGCAGACCTGCAGAAGTCCCAGAGTTTTGAGATTACACAGTTCTCTCCACCCAGATGCAGATattctttacaaaaaaagtCCCTATTCTTCCAACAGCCAGTTTTACTAGCAATTACACAAGTATAATTTTTACTTTAGTTGTCTACTTCTCACTAAAACCTGAACTGCAACCTTGTCTCCATTATTTAACTTTctattaatgttaaaaatagtaattattatAATCTTAGTACTTTTTTACCTTCACTACTGCATACCAGAGATCTGCTAGTGCAAAAGCTAGCACAGAAATTACTATCTGTATGATGTAAAAATGATTAGTCACATATTGTATATTTGAAAGCATTTGCTTGTATCCAAATGTTTGCTCTGAAGATACAAGGTTtaagtaacaaagaaaaaaccatgGTTTCTGGTTGTTTAAGAGTCCCATAGAGTATTCATTCCGTGAGGCAACTGGAATAGAGTCGAGATCAGGAAGTCCACCAAACTCCAACTCTTTAAGAAATGCAAGCTGCAATTCATTCTCTTCACTACTGCTCATTTCTAATTCCAGAAACTGCAGTGTTATATTATACTGCAAGCTTCCCAGCCAGAAGTGTGCAAAACATACAGAGTTGTCTCCTGGACAGCATGGGCTAAAGTCTCCAGCAGAACTACAAGCTTTCTCCAGCCAGCCCATTACTGAAATACTATTGATGCAGTGAGAAACCCCATTAAGACTGTCTTTCCcaggagaaaaatgcagatgaaatGAATCCTTCCAATGAGCAGCTGCACTCGAGTTCCCCCCTGCTGATTCACTCAAACTCAGAGGCATTTCCTTGCCAACAGAAGGCAGAGGTATAGTAGTAAAGAGAGAACAATTCCtggtgttaaaataaaataattcttgtaAACTGCTACTATGATTTTGAGAATTGTTCAACATGGAATGCATGTGTGTCAGGTGAGCTGCTGCCTTGTGATGATTTGGGCCACTGTCATGtacttgtttctgctttaaatcTTCTTTCTTCATACTCCTAGAGACAATGAGCATAGCTTTGCTGTTTCACGACAGGCTGAGTTTGAAGAAGAGTGCAATGGACTCTAATTGCAGCATACAGTGCAAGCAGCACACCAAGTCACAAGTCAGTGGATCTCAATGTGGACCTAAAGAGAAAGAATGCAGAAAGTTACTACACTGATATTTGAGTTTCTTGGTGCCCAgtatatacagaaaaaaaataacataaagaaaaagaataaccCAACTGCAGAAAGTACCAGTAATCCAAACAGACAAGTCTCCCTACAGGCTGCTTGAGCACATCCGAAGGGGTAGGAATACACCCAAATAGAAACTTTCTGCTGTAGTTTCAATTTAGTCTGCTACAAACTCTCTTTTGCTAACAGGCATCAAAGTGAGTCAGCAAACAGCAGCTAGGAGGATTTGCTGCGTAACAGTACCATTTCCCTTCACCAATAGAAATGCAGACTGCACCCGATTAGAGGCTTAACATTAAAGGGAGATATTTAAGTAATCTCCCTGTAAACTGAAGCCCATGCTGAAATCAGGCACACAACACTGGAAATCAGCAATGTACCACACACAGGTCCCCAAAGGGAACTGGTCAGACTGGCTGCACCAGCAGTTGGAGGGTATTGGCTATACTGCAGTCAAATGAGAAGCTGATGTTTTTACAAGAGAACTATTATGTAGCAACACAGATAACGAGCAAAGGCAAGGCGTTCCCAGCCACCAAGGTTACTCGGCTATGTGTACAACTTCTGGCTCAATTTCAAGCTTCAGAACTGTAGGACGAGtcccaaaaataaaacagagacaCCACATTTTGACCTCTTCCTATTTCAACTTACCTTTCACAAGTCACAAACTGCAACCAGGCTTCTCTTTCAGCACTTGGCCACTAGCCAGATGCCCAAACTGCCATGGCAGCTATGTTTATGAGGAGAAAGAGTGTCAAATCTGTGGCCAGACCAGATGTTTGTTGTCGTGGcccacagcctgctgctgctgccagttcAGTTAAAAGTACAGCTTTTGTTTCATCACAGCGCCTGTGAAACTTCACCCCTACCAAGGGTGAAAGTGCCTGCTGTCTTTAGGTCGGAGCTGTTTTAGGAGTTCCATGTTTTGTAGAAACGGGCTCATGATGGGAGAGATGCAAATTCAATTTGAACTGTCATTTTCATGCAATGacattattatttaaaactacCACTACGTTCTCCCTGCTACAATTATTGTTGACTTTAGAAAAAGACccaaccaaccaccaaaccGATGAAGGGAATGGTTTTCTTCACTCCTCGCAGGGTGTCGAGAACGGACTATCAAAGCGCACGTACTGGCAGTTTATGGTCTGCCTTTAAGGCTGGGTGACAGCAGCCCGCTGGAGGTGGCAAAGCGGCAAGGGGGCTCCGACATGCCCCCGGGTGACACAAGGGAGCGCGGCCCCTCCAGCCCCGGGAGGGGACGCGTCACCGCTGCTCAGGGGACAgcgccagcccagcccccccgccccgcactAAGAGGCGGGACAAGGGCCCTGCCCCgacacccccccagccccgcgccgcccACCTGCAGTCGCACGTTCAGCATCATGGAGGCGACGATGTAGAGGTAGGGGAAGTTGATGCGGAGCTTCCAGGCCAGGTCGAAGAAGATGAGGAGGGTCCTGGTCAGCCCCTTGCAGAACACCCCGTAGGACCTGGCCGCGGCCGACTGGGAGAGCCTGGCAGCCAGGACGGACAGAACCGCCGCCATATAAAcccgcccgcggccccgccgggccccgccgccgccccctccccgcgcccgGCGGCGGCTGTCGCCAGCGGGGAGCTGCCCTCCGCCGGCCAGGCGCGGGCGGGGCCGCCACCCCTCGCCCTACGTCGGGGCGGCTCGCGCCGGGATGCCGCAGCGCACGagccccgcccgcccccgccgcgcaTGCACACAGGGGCGGCACCGGGGCCCGGCCACCTCCCCtcacggcccggcccgccccagcGCCTCCCGTCACGGCCCGGTCGCCTCCCCtcacggcccggcccgccccagGGCCCTCCCCtcgcggcccggcccgccccagcGCCCCCCGTCACGGCCCGGTCGCCTCCCCtcgcggcccggcccgccccagGGCCTTCGCCTCACGGCCCAGCCACCTCCGCAGGCGCGAAGTCATTCCGGGAGCGCCGGAGAGCCGCTGGGATCCTGAAATCCGCTTCTCGCTGCGCTGGCAGCCGGGGAGGAGGCGCCCGCGGGCCGAGGCCAGGGCCGCGCTCCTCCGCCTCAGTGATATTCCCAGTGGGCCCGTCGATACTGGTACCGAGCTCCGCGTTTGAGCGGGGAGGCCGCAATGTTGTTTCCGCAGCTAGGTGGTAACTCTGCAAGCCCCCTGCCTCCACAAGGAGTCACTCCCTATGCTTTTCAAGCAATACTGAAGTGACTTCGAATTTACAACGCAGTGTTCAAGTACAGGTGATACCTAACATTTCTTAAACGTTTTGCAAATGTTTCCGGGGATGCTCTGAGGTAAATTATCATGACACTTGCCTTGCAGGTAGGGGAAAATGCCCCAAAAGATGAATAGATGACCACTAGCATATATGAAGACGGCCCCATCTTTCTCCCCCTAATGGTTTCCATTCAATCGGCTTTTAATAACtctaaaatgaaacagaaaaatcaatattttgaTCTAAACTCCttgtaaaatgctgttttcttgccAGAAAATCAAGCTGGTGCACAGAGAAGGAATAATTCCAGAGCAAAAGTGGGCGCCTTCCTGGGTTTATCTGCAATCCCTCTGTCTGTAACCCATTAGTTGCATAATGGAGCAGAAACCCCCTGTGGGTGTCTGGAAATTGTAAATAGCCCAATTAAGGAAACTGCAGGCACTAGCTTGTGCTCTCGAGAATGTGACTATTTTAAGGATACAGGGTGTTTTGTGAGCTTGTGAGTGTTGGGGGTGAGGAGGTGCTACAGGCTCTTCTAGCCCCAGAAGGGGCAGAACAGCGTTTTAAATGGCAGAACCTGTGAGTGGAGCTGTCCTTAACGCAGTTTTTAACCCCATCCAGCCTCTGAAAAGATTTGAAGGGATCCATTTGGATGTCAGGCCCTTAGATAGCTCCTTCTTAGTGCGAAAATCCCTGATCCACTTCCTTCAGACGCAGTTCTCCAACTTTGGACAGCTGCAGGTCATTAAGTAGATCTGACTGAATTTCAGGCTGTGGAGTTAAATGTCTCAGAGTTACAATTATCTTATTGActtttacaaagcaaaacaccactttttcccattaaaaagaTCTCAAGGAAAATGTATCTTAAAACCTGCTTTCTCAGGAATTTGTCCACCTTCCACAGGGCATCCTACCAGGTTCAGAGCTCTTCAGATCCCTCTTTAGCCACAGACTTCTGTTAGTTCTTTAATCAACGATCCTTTCTGTCACCAGGATTGATGTATGATTTTGTATCTTCTGTGTGCCTGGTTGTCTTGAGCCTAACTGTACTATTCCAAAGAGCAAACATTTCAAAGGACCTTATCTGCACTGTTTTTGTTGTGGATAACTTGAAATAATACCCTCATTTTCCCCATAAGTTCATTCAAAAAATATCCCTCAAGTTGTTATTACagcaagttattaaaaaaaaaaaaaaccaaaaacaaacacagaaactggAAGTTATGTGTATTATCCCTAAAGTTCATGCAACAGCTTCCGATTCCATAGTGGTTTAACCTCTGTCACAGTTTTCTAAAGACAGGTATAGTGCTTCTGCAAGCAGGAAAATAACATACACAGCAGTAGTTTTACCACTGTGTGGGGTGTCAGTGGTGTCCCCAGTCTCCCTTCTGTGTCAGCTTAGCAGGTCCAGTTTGTGAAGACAGTGAtgtatcttttttcctcctcatctgAAGTTTTTAATAATCCTGTTGGTAGTGGAGGCACAGGACTGAGACGTCACTGGAATTCCAAGGTAATTTGAATTCCCGATCGTCTCCATTCCCTTCTCTATTATGCATACTAAGACCGTCTTCTCAACAGCTATGCACAAATGTGATTTAGCTGCCACAGGACatttagctgcttttttaaattggaaTGTGATGTGATACATAAAGGTTAAATCAGGAAACTGAttagattttatatttatcAGTAGATATCTGCCAGATTCTTATTAGTTCTGGCTCATGTTGCACATCAAAATAGATATGACATGGTatcaattttaaaatcttgattaACCATAAATTACTCTTTACACTAAAATAGGCAATGTAATTAATAAATTAGGTCATAATAACAAGTTAGCATTGGTATTGATTTGGATCTATTTAATTAAATAGTGAGATTGATAAAACACTCTTTAGCTTTCCAACAAAGAAAGTAGCAGATAATGCAGTTGAATACCAATTGAAGAGATTCACCAGATTTTGTCACATCAAGATTTGGAAATTAGCTAATTATTTTGACAGTGAAACTAAACCTCAAATCCATCCCACACTTCCTCCTTTGATTTCAGCTCTGTCATGGTGGTAAAATCATTTTCAATTGAGCTATAACACTGATTAATGTGCAGAAGTTCAAAACTATTGACATGCAATCCATGGCTGATGGCTGCAGAGATCTTTTTCCATCACTTTAATGCTATCATcccatttttgctttctaacCCTGACTCGTCTTTCTCTGTTGCATCAGGCAAGCACATCCTTATCTTTTCAAgtcttttcatgttttatttcattttacctGAAATTTCTTCTCAGATATTGAAATATTCCtctattcaaagaaaaaatgttgctaGTCAACATTACTGACttgttacattttcaaaatgttcttgTAAGTATTCTCAACGTATATCcattatatttaaaagtaattccTCATAGGTTGTGCAAAGATTCCTCTGTTCTCCTTCAGGGATCTTAAGTTACCGTATTTCCACAAGAATGGAAAATGAGGCCCTTGACGTGCCTACCACATGGACCAACATGATCTCATTGCATTCCCCTGTTTAACTGTGCCTGTCTGCCCTCTGCTTGGGATAGACCGCTTTTGGGGAGGGAACTCTCTTTGCTCTGGAGCACAACACAGAGTAATCCTTACGCTTGTGATCAAGTCTCCAGGACTCTCTGTAAGAACAAATAACAACATAAACTACAAACACTCAGTATTTATATGGGACAGAGTTTAGCATTATATATGCTTGcagttctttccttctgttgcCTTTTTATATCCATTCCTATGTATGCAAAAATTGCATAAAATGATTGATAAAATGATTGCAAAAGACCGAGATCATAACAGAAACttgagaaggaggaaaagtaaaaacatcctaaacaataaaacattttgtccTCTTCAGCTCCTGTGATCTGTACTTTTTTGTTCAGTTAAAAACAACCCAGATGGTTCCTAACAAACCCCTTCTTGTGAGTGGGTTTTTTAGGACTGCAAGGAAACTTGTCATCAGCTGTGGCAGCCCATCTGCTGACGCCAtgctttccttccccagcagtGATCTGCCTTGGCATTCTGGAATCCCAGGCGCCCCTCAGAGAGCTTGTTGACCCTGGTGGCAAAAGTATTCAGTTTACTCTTTTGGTTTGTGACAATGTCAAGCTTAGAGCCCCCTCTCTCTAAAATCTGTCAGAAAATTCAGTGTGCAACACACTGGATTCTCACAACACAGTGTTGGCAAGTTATAGATACATGGAAGGCTACCAATAGTAGGAACTCTTGCAGAAGCTGTTGTGTTATAACCCTGTTGCACACAGCTGGCACTGAGGAGCATTGGTACTCCAACACAGGCAATATTAAAAAGGCACAAGACCTCATTGGAACGGGTATTTGTCATCAGTTTAATAAAAGCAGGGTCTAACATTATATCAAAATACCTAGCTGCCAGAAGTAAGCAGAAATACCAGCCACCCAACTGCATCTCCTGGTAAAACAGAAAGGTCATTGACCTCGATTGTTTTGCAAACAGGACAGTTCTGTAATTTCTATATTTAGGAAATGGAGGATAAATCAAACGTTTTTGGGAAGTCTTCCTCTTCACAGAAATTGTTACATAGCAGCTTATCAGTATAcaataactgagaaaaaaaaacgtAAGTTTTTTCATACAATTTCTATATTCTACTTATGCTAAAATAAGCTAGTTTAAACTTATTTATTCCTCTTAAAAGTTCTTCAGAATTTCTACAAATGGTTCTAGTGAGGAATACGTTCCAGAATATATCATCCCTTTTTGACAGTTGtcttatttctgtaataaatgtgCATTTCTGTTCCGAATGCTGACTGTGCTATATGAGGAAccactgattttaatttctggCTTTGATCTAATGTGGTTTTGAAGCTGTCTGGTTATCGCCTTGCTTTCCACTCCAAGAGCAGTTGTTAGCTGGGATGTGAGtcacagctgtgcagcaggacagagggaagCAGGCTTCTTGCCCATCCATCTGTCCTCACACAAACTGACCATAGAAGACTTGGTCGTTTTAGGTGCTAGCTCTCCTAAAGTCCATAAGCTGCTCTGCAAGCCTGgagcaaaagaaacaggaaatctTTCTAAGCAAATCCAGTGGCCAGGTCAAAGCTTGTAGCCTTTGGTCTTTATTCATGTGAAAAATGATTGGACAGTGGAAGGCAGTAAATACTGAAGTAATACTGAAGGGGCTTATGTAATAGTTAAACCTTTATccttttccttaatattttaaggctcatttctgtgaaatgcttGATATCAAGATAGGTAGAAGTTGAGGGGAACTTGCAGCTTACGCATTGTGTACTTCAGCAATGCCTCACCTCAAGGCATGATGTGATGTGGACAGTTATAAAAAGGCTTATTCCCATATTTCTGCTGAGGGAGTTACAGcgataaaaaaatgaagtgacaCAGAGAAGTCTCAGGTCcttgtttataaatatataatgatGTCTCTATTCCAGAAAGCTTACAGCCACATACAGGGATTACTGTGCATAGTCCCACTGCTTTCAACAACGGTTCTCACTGTAGTAAGCACTGTCTGTTGCTGCTTGCTAAACCTGAGGGTTGACGTAAGTGAATGCAAAGCCTTATGTGGTTTTTATAACTGAAATTCTTGACAGAAGAGGTATTTATCAGAAGCTAcctaaagaaaatacaggagtTGTTTCTGTTGTATATGTTATGAGTTAAATCATCTATGCTAATATCACATGAATgtgatgcatttattttacacTGCTTCATTATTAATGTAGTGATTTATATACTAACATTTTATTGTTACGCTTCTTTAATTTGTTCTCTTTGATGCAGCAAATGCTGACATTTAAAAGTTGTGGTTCCTTTTTTATTGCTGGCTTTGGTTCCTCTAGAGCAGACTGAGTACTATATTTGAACAACGTACGTATCACATGCTAGTACAGGTTTTTTCCAACACTCAGGAAACTCATCATGCAAAAAATGTCTGCCTGGAATATCTAAAAATTGCAGACCACTGCTTGTGGATTATGTTATTTTCAAACATGAATTTTATGTCACAGTATCTCCCCAACTTCAGTGAAGGTGTTCTGAATTTCCTTCACAGTGATAGTGTCACTTTCCTAATTAAAACTGTGTGCTCCATTAGCTTGATGAAGACACGTAACTAAAGAATTCAAAGATCATTAAGCAAAAAACTTCAGAATCTCAGGCAACTTTTAGGTGTGATTCTTTAAGTGCTAGTTACTACCCAAACAGCTTGAGTAAGTACTGCTatcctgattttttaaaagcaggaaggcagaggggCTCAGTGAGTGACAGGCCAGAAAGGCAGGTAACACCACAGGTGGAACTAGAGtccaggaaggaattttgtGTGCCTAGTGCTGTGCATTAAGATTGCTTTCTACCATTTACTATACCCCTAATACTACATCATCAATCACCTGACTTTTACCACCATCTAAAATTAGTATAAAACCAAGCGTTAAGTGAAACTTTTTAAAGACAATTCTTTTAGCTATTTTAAGAtgcaaaagcatctgaaaacacCATTTTTCTCCAGTAAGAGAAATCTCTCTTCAGTTGTTTTGGGTGGGGtcttttgcttctgattttattacaaatatCTAAAGAGAGAAGAGTGCAGTATGTCAAAAACCTTATTCCACCCTCTGACACTTTGTGATATGCTTGTGCTTCATGCAAAATTGGCTCTTGCACTTCAGTCCACCCCCTAGTTTCAAGTAGCTGTGAATTAAGATTACAACTTTTTGTGCCTAGAAGTTTTTATGCTATTGGTAAAGACAGGCTGTTACTTTTGTTCTAGATACTGTAGCATGCTGTTTCCTGAAGGTGACTGAACAGAACTGGTGTCAGCAGGAAGTGTCATCTAGAAGTCAGAGAACAGACCTGTGAATCACTCTTAGGTGTTCTGTTCATTTCACTGACATGTTTCCCTGTATCTACAATGTGTATACTGGTCCCTCACTACCGCTCTGTGCATTTGTTTGTGGCTTTATCAATGAACTAACATGTTAAAGAAGACAGTAATAGTTGGGATGAAAGATACTATAAAAGTGCAAATAATTATTGTCTCTGTAATGCTGATAGTCTGTGTCATAGTGAGTAGAACTTTCCAGTATTGCATCAGCGTGATTACCCTGCCACTCCCCATCCACAAAGGAGAATAATGCTCCTTCAGTGCCAGCACATACACAATGAACACATTCAGACAGTAtccaaaacaatttaaaataatgatttcctCTTAGTGTCTAAGAAAAAGACTTTCAACAATTGTAATGGATGAGAGAAAATAAGGTGATAGATTGTGGAGCAATATTAGGACTGATCTAAGCCTCAACTTTATGATTCATGATCTTATCAGAATTATGGAAAGATTTATAATTGGTTATTGTTACTgccattcattatttatttttcacatctcTGTGTAGTGCATTTGTAACTATTATATATAATACAACGGTGTTTGTTATTAACTTCTCATTCCCTTGCCCTGCCTTTCATACTGCTCTCtaagtttcttttttgtcaAACTAATGTTTCAATATCTTCCCCGTGTCACACTCTCCTCTCtgttctcagggaaaaaaacataccTGCTGTTAAGTGTTAAGCATTTGTAGCACCATTGaagttatttgtttgtttaaaaacaaatacactaCATACTAGTTAAAAAAGATGCAAGAATAAGTATATGCTTATATAGTAAGAtatagtgtgtatatatatatacacactatatatatatatagtgaaCTATAGTAAAATTTAATAATAGAATAATTAACACATCATGTATTCTAAGGAGCATACACACAAGTAACAATTTGTCTTCCAGGGCAAATAAGGAAAGTTACTTTAAAAGAGATACCAACTAGGATTGCAAATACACAATTTTGAGCAATTCCTAAAGGCTCCTTTTTATCATATTTGAGGAAATAAAGATTTACAAATGTGTGGTGAAAAAATTTATAAATCTGTTACCATCATCATCTATCCAAACTGTAATATGGTTTATAATGAGTAACAGTAAATATTTGTCTAGGTATTTTCTAATGTTGGTGATTATAAATTCAATTGGGTATAAAActgtcaatttaaaaaaaaattcaaagtatACGCTTGAGTTTTAACTCAAGTATTTTTTTGACAATGCAAAACAATTAGTCCCAAAAGAATGGGATGGAGGAGCACTGAAACATTGCTTGTCTCATGACAGATCATAAAAGCAGTTTGTGCCAATGTATTTTCTCTACTATAGCCTTCATCCCTGTTTTTGTATGCTATTTTGTAACAGTATTGTAAATTTTGTTGTGCCtctttttcatgtaaaaaactAATAATCCATTTGTTTTACGctagattaaaaacaaaacaaaacaaaaaacagtggAGGAATAGGTAGGTGGTGGGAAAATAAGAAGCAGTTTTGCATGTGCCTTGAATCTCCCATGCAATGGGTCTCCCCAGGACTGTAACAAAAATTAGACAGTCTTCATGTCTGCTCTATTTCTGTGCAGTATCTCAAAGGCCCCAAAAGCAGTGGTGGCAGCCAAGAACAGCAGGAGCACTGCGCGATACTGCCCACACCTCTCTTCCGCAGCTCCTGGCTGCCGGGTAGAGAACAGTTGCCAGGTCATTGACAGCGGCAGTCTTGGCTTTAAGGATACGTAGC
Coding sequences:
- the LOC114016750 gene encoding salivary gland specific protein SAGSIN1, producing the protein MAAVLSVLAARLSQSAAARSYGVFCKGLTRTLLIFFDLAWKLRINFPYLYIVASMMLNVRLQVHIEIH